A genomic stretch from Lathyrus oleraceus cultivar Zhongwan6 chromosome 2, CAAS_Psat_ZW6_1.0, whole genome shotgun sequence includes:
- the LOC127118080 gene encoding indole-3-glycerol phosphate synthase, chloroplastic — protein MEQKYISFTSYVNSNTTQSFSFNFSSFFFIVVQFSQFPVPFSMESLISLEGHIQAFPSFSSKPRTTIPPTQLNTYRENSLFSFSLRAQVNPNEGSTTIATSSESSESVVEALKVKEWEVGMFQNEVAANQGIRIRRAPPTGPPSHYEGPFQFRLQIEENTPRNILEEIVWNKDKEVAQLKERKPLGLVKKAVENAPPVRDFIGALRAANGRTGLPGLIAEVKKASPSRGILRENFDPVEIARSYEKGGAACLSVLTDEKYFKGSFENLELIRNAGVKCPLLCKEFIIDAWQLYYARSKGADAVLLIAAVLPDLDIEYMVKTCKLLGLAALVEVHDEREFDRVLGIEGVELIGINNRNLETFELDISTTKKLLEGERGKIIRERNIIMVGESGLFTPEDIAYVQEAGVRAVLVGESIVKQNDPGKGISNLFGKDISV, from the exons ATGGAACAAAAATATATTTCCTTTACTTCGTATGTAAATTCAAACACAACACAATCCTTCAGTTTcaatttttcatcttttttttttattgttgtGCAATTTTCACAATTCCCAGTACCCTTTTCAATGGAGTCCTTGATTTCTCTCGAGGGTCACATTCAAGCCTTCCCTTCATTCTCATCCAAACCCAGAACCACGATTCCTCCAACTCAATTGAATACTTATAGAGAAAACTCCCTTTTTAGTTTTTCTCTTCGAGCACAG GTGAACCCTAATGAAGGTTCAACTACAATAGCCACCTCCAGTGAATCTAGTGAATCTGTGGTTGAAGCTCTCAAAGTTAAGGAATGGGAAGTAGGAATGTTTCAAAATGAGGTTGCTGCTAACCAAGGTATAAGAATAAGAAGAGCACCACCAACTGGACCTCCTTCTCATTACGAAGGACCTTTTCAATTCCGGTTGCAGATCGAGGAAAACACCCCGCGTAACATCTTGGAAGAGATCGTGTGGAACAAGGACAAAGAAGTTGCACAG CTAAAAGAAAGAAAACCTCTTGGTTTGGTTAAGAAGGCTGTTGAAAATGCACCTCCTGTTCGAGATTTTATCGGAGCTCTAAGGGCGGCAAATGGACGAACTGGATTGCCTGGATTGATCGCCGAAGTGAAAAAGGCTTCACCGAGTAGAGGCATTTTGAGAGAAAACTTTGATCCA GTTGAAATTGCTCGATCTTATGAGAAAGGCGGAGCAGCATGTCTAAGTGTTTTGACAGACGAAAAGTACTTTAAG GGAAGCTTTGAAAATCTCGAGTTAATAAGAAATGCTGGAGTAAAG TGCCCTTTGTTGTGCAAAGAATTCATCATAGATGCTTGGCAACTCTACTATGCTCGTTCTAAAGGGGCAGATGCAGTCCTTCTAATTGCCGCTGTTTTACCTGATCTTGACATCGAGTATATGGTTAAGACATGCAAATTACTCGGACTGGCCGCTCTTGTTGAG GTGCACGATGAGAGGGAGTTTGACCGTGTTCTTGGAATAGAGGGCGTTGAGCTTATCGGCATCAACAACCGCAATCTTG AAACATTTGAGTTAGATATCAGCACCACGAAGAAGCTTCTCGAAGGGGAGCGCGGAAAAATAATCCGCGAGAGAAACATAATT ATGGTAGGGGAATCTGGTTTGTTCACTCCTGAAGATATTGCCTATGTACAAGAAGCAGGAGTTAGAGCT GTTTTGGTGGGAGAGTCTATTGTGAAACAGAATGATCCAGGAAAGGGAATTAGCAATCTCTTTGGCAAAGATatatcagtttga